Genomic DNA from Amycolatopsis alba DSM 44262:
TGACCGCGTCCGAAACGGAAGAGCCCCGATAAGGCGACCACTCCGGATAAGTCCCGAAGTTCGCCAGTAGCGCCATCCGCCCGCACAACCCCGAACACTCGGACCCGGAAGAGAACTTGTTGCCATGAATGGAAACCCGCTGAGTCTTCCATCGGCAGTCATCGTACAAAGGACGAGACGCGATTCCCGGAGAAGAACACGAAGAGACCGAAGGAACAAGGAGCGTGCACGACCCGGAAGAAGTGTTCGCCGGGCTGTTGCAGAAGCGGTCCGCATTTTCCCAAGCGGTGATCCCGCCCCAGTTGTCCTCGAAGACGTTGTCCACGATCTCCACCGAAGATGTCCGGGCCCGGATACGCGGTTCGCCGCCGGATTCGGAAAGGTAGATCGTCCCGACCGGGAAATTGTCCCCGCGAGCGGCGAAAGCGCGCCCTTGTACGAGGGAGTTCCGCCGGAAGGTGTTCCCGCGGACCACGGCGTTGTACGAGATCTCGTAGAACAACGCCTCCGCCTCGTTGTCCTCGATCAGGTTGTCCTCGACGAGGAAGTCGTTGTTGTTCGTGTCCGCCCACAGGCCGGCGCCGTGGTTGTGGTGGACCCAGTTCCCCCGGATGTCGGCGCCGTTCACCGCCCAGAATTTCGCGCCACCGCTGCAGCCGCAGCCGGGGACCTGCTTCTCCCAGTCGTCGGTGTTGTTCCCGGTGATCTCGTTGCCCTCGACGAGCAGCCCGGTGATCCCGTCGC
This window encodes:
- a CDS encoding right-handed parallel beta-helix repeat-containing protein; its protein translation is MPVFLVALLLLATGVVTASPASAAPVAACDAGPVSPSKPDGAVIVPPGTDLSEKTRELPAGTTFWLTEGKHTLGPDEYGQVIPKDGNTYLGAPGAVLDGGGVNRYAFTQQARDVVIRGLTIRGFAAPRDQGVVNHDSGEHWTVEGNTIEDNRGAAMMAGPRQEVLRNCLRNNGQYGINAYRAGDGITGLLVEGNEITGNNTDDWEKQVPGCGCSGGAKFWAVNGADIRGNWVHHNHGAGLWADTNNNDFLVEDNLIEDNEAEALFYEISYNAVVRGNTFRRNSLVQGRAFAARGDNFPVGTIYLSESGGEPRIRARTSSVEIVDNVFEDNWGGITAWENADRFCNSPANTSSGSCTLLVPSVSSCSSPGIASRPLYDDCRWKTQRVSIHGNKFSSGSECSGLCGRMALLANFGTYPEWSPYRGSSVSDAVTFRQGNRWYDNAYSGSWRFVVQDTSRTVGASAWQRAPYSQDAGSSFA